The Desulfurella sp. DNA window TGAAGCGTAAGATTTTTTATTGGCAAACTTACTCCACTGCCGTATACATAAGGCCAATGCGAATATTTTGAATTAATATAGATTTGTTGTGTTTCCAAAAATGAGTAAACCCTTGCTTTTGAAGTTAAAAATGGAAATTCTATATCAAGCTTTGCACCAAAACCAGGTATTTTTGTTGAAATATTTTTTGATTTGGCTTCGTCGTCCGTTAAAAAAAAACGGTTAAGCTGCTCTAAGGCAACTGTGGGCTTTAGTATAAGCTTGTCAGTTTCAAATTTACCATCAAGTCTAATCTGATCTGTTCCAAAGGGCCATGTCTGGTTAAACCCTGGCATAGCGTAATAATTATCTGAATAAGTATTTAGCTCGCCAACCATATTTGCATTACCTACTATCAAAGATAAATTATTATTTATCTGGTATTTAAAATACGCTTTTAATAGCCACAATGTATTATTATCAGATTCAAAATCGCTTTCTATGTTTGCTTGAACTCTGTCACTTTTAATATTCAAGCCAAGCTTTGTTGTGCCTGTGTAAGTCTGAAATACCGTAAACTGATTACCATTTTTTAAACCATTGTACGCAGTGTTTGCTGGATAGGTTGGGGGTGGCGGTGTATAATTATTATTTCCCCAGATAAAATACTGTTTAATTGAACCATAAAGATTAACGTTAGAATTACCGACTACACTCATAGCCATTGTCTTTTGCAAAAAAATTAAAAAAAACAACAAACCTAAAAATATAGAATACTTCATAACATCACCTTTAAGATCTAATTAAGTTTAATCTTTGCAAGCGCTTTCTTGTAATAAATGTATGCTGACACCCAGCTTAATATTAAAAACCCAACAATACTTAAACCCAATTCACTAAAAGGGATATTCTGAACAAATACAAAAAAAGGTGATGTTAAGTTTAGCTCTGAAGATAATACCTGTATCCACTCAATTGTACCTACAAACAAAGCTACAAATACGCTAGCTCCTGTTACAAATATATTAAAAAACAACTTTCTTATAACATCATTCATAGCCCAATCATAGACTTTCATCATTGCAAGACCATCAAGACTATCCATAAGGCTCATGCCTGCTGTGAATAAAAATGGAAATACAAGTATACTCCAGATTGGCATATGAGAGTTTTTTGCTAAAGCTGCAGAAATACCAAGCACTGCAACTTCTGTTGCCGTATCAAAACCCAACCCAAATAAAAATCCAACAGGATACATCTGGTAGCTTTTGTTTATTTTTTTGTACAAAAAACCAAAAAATCTACCCATTAAGCCACGTTTATTAAGCAAATCATCTATTTCTTCGTGTTTGATATTGCCTTTTCTGTATTCTTTTGATAAATCATAAAGACTTTTTACGACAAGCAGATTTAAAATCCCAATAATTGTTAAAAACAGCGCTGAAACTACAGTTCCAAAAATATTTCCGAAGTTTTTCAAAAAATCCATATGCGTCTGAATTGTCCTTGCAGCTATTATTAGACCAAAAGACAGCAAAATCACAACAGTTGAATGACCTAAGGAAAAAAACAAACCAACACCCACTGGTTTTTGGTCATCCTGTCTGAGTTTTCTTGTTACATTATCAATAGCTGCTATATGGTCTGCATCAAATGCATGCTTTAGACCAAAAAAATAAGCAAGCAAACCTAAACTTGAAAGAATTGGGTTTAGTTTAACAAGGTAAAAAAAGGCACCCCATGCCGATAAATTAAAAATAATAATAAAAGCAAATAAAACAAAAGTGCGTGACTTTAAAGACATGTTTTCCCCCTCCTTTAGAGTATTACATTATTGGTAAATGTAATATCATATAATTACATTTTAGTTGATTATTAATTACATAATTACTTTTTTAATACATTACAATTAAAAAAATACAAAAAAATTGACATAGATCAATTTTTTATCAGCAAATTTATGATATATCGTTTAAAAATTGTAATTTTGAGGTATTTATGCAAAATCAAATCAGACCTATAAAAGCTATTACAATAGCTGTAATTGGTATAATAATTGGTGTTTTATTATCATTTGCAACTTACATTGGAGTTGAAAAAACAGCTGGTGAAAATTTTTGCGCATCATGCCACTCAATGCAAACCATGGTTCAGTCATACGCATTAGATGTACATGGCGGAAATAATCAATTTGGCTTTAAAGCTCAATGCACTGATTGCCATCTGCCCCACAATAGTCTTCCAAATTATTTATTTACGAAAGCTAAAACCGGACTTAACGATGTATTTTTTGAAACTTTTACCAATACTTCAAAAATAAATTGGGCTCAAAAATTAAAAGATCCAAATAAATATGTTTACGATAGCGGTTGTCTGAAGTGTCACAGCAATCTTAAAGAAGAATCTTTACAAAATCAAAGAGCATTTTTAGCGCATAGGGCTTATTTTGCAAAAACAACTACTCAATCATGTGTGGACTGCCACAGCAATGTTGGACACAAGGATTTAAAAGCATTTCTAAGTCTTAAGGGGGTTTTATGAAAAAAACATTGGTAATTGTAGGTGTAGTGTTTCTTTTGGTTATTGTTGGAAGTGCAAGCTGGTTTCTGAGTCAAGCAAATAAATCTCAAAACCAGATTATAGCTGAAAATCCAATCGTTTCGCAAAACAATTCAAATTTACGCTATGCTAATATTGCCTACAGTGAAAAGATTAACATGTCAAAAGGTAAAGGTGTAACAAAAGAAGCTGCGACATGCATAGAGTGTCACGCACAAAAAACACCTGCAATTGTACAGGATTGGTCTAAAAGCTCAATGGCACATGCTGGAGTTAGCTGCATTGATTGTCATGGTGTTTCAAAGGAAAACCCTATGGCAAATCAAAATTGTCCTGGCGTAAAGGGCACAAATATTTATGTTAGCAAAATGGTATCACCAAAAACCTGTGCAAAATGCCACCCAAACGAAGTTAAAGAGTTTGAAGAAAGCGGTCACGCAAGAGCAGCTATCCAAATAGCTGCGCTAAAGCCAGATCAGGCATTATTGGCACATGAAGATATGGGCATGCCACAGTATAAAGATGCGGTTTTACTTACAGGTTGCGCTCAATGTCATGGCTCTATTATTAAAATGGGTCCCAACCACGAACCCACTCAAGGCACATGGCCAAGTCATGGTATAGGTAATGTCTATCCAGACGGGGGTGTAGGAAATTGCGCATCCTGTCATTTTAACCATCAATTTTCTATAGCCCAGGCCAGAAAACCTTCGTCTTGTGCAACATGCCATTTAGGCCCTGACCACCCCGACATAGAAGTCTATGATAATTCAGTTCATGGTGCCCTTTTTGCAGCGCATGGTGACAAATGGCATTGGGATAGCCCTCCTGGTGCATGGATACCTGGAAATGACTATAATGCACCAACATGTGCTACATGTCACATGAGTGGTGTAAATGGATTGCAACCAACACATAATATTGATATGAGACTAAAGTGGAACCTATGGGCACCAATTTCAAAAGAAAGGACAGGTGGTTACGAAACTGCAGCTTTTGAATACATGAAAACAGGTAAATTTACAGCTGGTAATCCTTTAGCTGGAAACCCAAAAGGTCCACAAGAAGCAAGAAAAGAAATGTTACAGGTATGCGCATCTTGTCATACTACTTCATTTGCATCTAATTACATGGCACAAGCTGACAAACAAATAGAGCTTTACAATAAGTACGCTCACGCTGCAAGCGAAATGATTAATACTTTAGAAAAGAAACATTTAATGATGAAAGATCCCTGGGCTGATCCTGCATTTAGAACATACTATTACATGTGGCACCATGAGGGCAGAAGGATGCGCCAGGGCGCTGTAATGGAAGGTCCAGATTATTCGCATTGGCATGGTGTATTTCAACTTCAACAAAGTCTCAGGATTCTGCAGGCAATATACAATCAACGAATGAAAGATGGCAAAATTGATCCAAATCAGATAGGCGGCGTTGGCATGGGTGAATAAATAAACAACACAAAAAAGTCAAAGCTTTCTTGAAAGCTTTGACTTTTTTCTCAATAATTTTATCATTGAAAAGTTACTTCAAAATTGTATAATGAAATTGAGGCGAAAGTAGTGCAAACGATTTTTAATATTAAATTTAAGAGGTTTTGAATGTACTCCAATATTCTATCCATTTCTAATTTTGTTTATATTGCAAGTGCTTTTGTTTTAATCTTAAGTTTTATTGTAGGCAAAAAAAGTCTTGATGTTGCTGGAAAAAGCTTATTTGTTTTAGCGTTTTTTGTAGAGTTTTTATATTTCACACTTAGATTCATTGAAACTTACCAAAAAGGCTATGATTATTTACCTGTTACAAATGCATTTGAATCGTTTGTTTTTTTTACGCTGTGTTTAGGTTTTTTGCAAACACTGATGATAAAAAAAACCTCTGGTTTTATAGTCCTTTTTAGTTCAATTGTTATAAGCACAACACTTCTAGCATTATCTATAGCTGGATTTAGCCAACATATAGAGCCACTTATTCCAGCCCTTAAAAGCAACTGGCTTGTTGCGCATGTTATAACTTCATTTTTGGCATATGCTGCATTTGCCATAAACTTTGTAGCAAGCTCATTTGTTTTGTACTCATCACAAAAACGCATTGACAAAATTGTTGGCTCAATAATGTTTGGTGGGCTTTTAAGCTTAATGTTTACAGCTGTTATTGTTAGCATAACTCATAGTAGCCCTCTGGTAGTAGGGAGTGTATTTTTGGTATTAATTTCAACAATGTTATTTGTTTTAAGCTTTATATTAAAGCCATATACAAGCAAAGAATGGATTGAAAAACCGCTTGTGTTTGGGTTTGTACTGCTTACAATAGGCATTATTACTGGTTCAATATGGGCAAAATACGCCTGGGGTGGCTATTGGAGCTGGGACCCAAAAGAGACATGGAGTTTTATTACATGGATTATATATTTAATAAACTTACACTTTGCAAGAAAGAAAAAGAGTGCAAGATTTTTGGCTTATTTGGGTGTAATTGGATTTTTAAGCGTACTTATTACATACCTCGGTGTAAATTTTGTGTTGCCAGGTTTACATAGCTATGGATCAAATTAATATTTTTATTGATAAAATATATAATTTTTTAAAAAGTCTTACACTGACAGTTGTTCTTCTTAGCTTGATAGCTTTCTTTAGTGCAATAGGCACAATTGCCGGTAATGTTAAATTTTTAAAAGATTTAGGTTTAGACAACGTGTATTACTCAAAATGGTTTTTATTGCTAATTGTATTGTTTGTAATAAATTTAGTGCTTTGCACGCTAAGTATGATACCAACTACAAAAGCACTATTTAGCCCAAAAGCACCAAATAAAATCTTTAAAAGCAAAAGAAAAGATGCAAAAACACATTTAATCAATTTACTTAAATCTAAAAAACTCTATATTCAACAAAAAGATGATCTTATCGCAGCTTATAGATATCCAGTTAGAAAATTTGCCGTATACGGTATACACCTTGGCATACTAATTGTAGCTTTTGGCGCTCTGGTTGGCTCCATTTGGGGGTTTCGCGGTATAATGGAAATCCCCCAAAACAAATCAAGCAATATTGTAATAACCAGAAATAACTATTTAAGTTTACCCTTTTCTGTTTATAATAAAAATTTTACTGTAAGTTTTTATCAGGACAAAGATATACCATCTGAGTACAAAACTACAGGATACATTATTGATTCAACCCAAAAGATACCATTTAGTACAACAGTTAACCATCCATTTATACACAAAGGTATATGGTTTTATCAAGCAAGCTACCAGCTAAACCCACATGATAGTTTTATTATTTTAAACGTAAACAATTCCAGAGTTCAGCTGTATTTGCACAAACCTGTATCTATTGACAATGCTCAGTTTTATCTAGCAAATTTGAGCTATTACAATTCAAAACCTATAGCTCTGTTGTATGTAGAATTACCTCAAGGCAGTGCATCTGGATGGATAAAACTTGGCGATAGTGCAAATTTAGGCCCCATTAATATTATTTTTGATCAAGCTAAAGAAAGTTACATCACTATATTAAGCGTTGCAAAAGATCCCGGCTCAAATATTGTAATTGTTGGTTTTATTATTATGATAGCCAGCTCAATGCTTATATTCTTGAGGTTCAGACGCAGAGTATACAAAGTAGAACAAATTTAACAAAAAAGCAACAACCAATTATATGGTTGTTGCAGTAATTATTTAATAAGTACTGTATCTTCTTACTATCTGCATTGCTCTTTTTGGATAAGAAAATACTATACTAAAGCCACTAAATACGTGTACAAGTCTACTAAATGGTAAAAGTAAAAATAATGTAAGTCCCATAAAAATATGCAACTTGTAAATAAAAGGTATACCGTTTAGATAGTTTGATGCATTTGCTTTAAATAAGACAATTGATTGGGCATAATCTGAAAACTTAACAAGCCATTGGCCATCCTTATCCAACAGATAAGAATAAGGAACACTCATGAGTCCTGCAGCAACTGTTAATAAAATCCATATCAAAACAACAAAATCCATTGTTGTAGATGTATAGTATATATAATCATTAAAAAATCTTCGTATAATTAGCAAAAACACACCTACTATGCAAATTATGCCAGATACTGAGCCAGCATATATTTCTATAATTTGATGCGTTTTATCTGTTAAACCAAATAAACCAAAAATAAAATGTGGTGTCAATAGTCCACCCAAATGCCCTAAAAAGAGCGCAAGTATTCCTATATGAAAAAGATTATTTGCAACTCTTAGCTGATTTTTCTCTAAAAGTTCACTAGAGCTGGATTTCCAGTCAAGTGGCATATAAACAAACCTAAAAATACTCCCAAAAACAAAAATTGCTAAAACAATATAAGGGTAGATGCCAAACAAAAAATAATTAAGGTAGTCCATCTAAAACCTCCTTTTTACTCAACACTTCAAAAATTACACAATATGGGCTTTCAAATTCTTGTAGCTTTTTATAAATATTTTCCAGAATACTCTTGTAAGGTGCAATTTCTTCCAAGACTTCTTCTTTTTTAAGAAAAGATAAATACTCTAAATACATTGGCAAAAAATCAGGTGTATGATTTTGTTG harbors:
- the narI gene encoding respiratory nitrate reductase subunit gamma, with amino-acid sequence MDYLNYFLFGIYPYIVLAIFVFGSIFRFVYMPLDWKSSSSELLEKNQLRVANNLFHIGILALFLGHLGGLLTPHFIFGLFGLTDKTHQIIEIYAGSVSGIICIVGVFLLIIRRFFNDYIYYTSTTMDFVVLIWILLTVAAGLMSVPYSYLLDKDGQWLVKFSDYAQSIVLFKANASNYLNGIPFIYKLHIFMGLTLFLLLPFSRLVHVFSGFSIVFSYPKRAMQIVRRYSTY
- the ccsB gene encoding c-type cytochrome biogenesis protein CcsB; translated protein: MYSNILSISNFVYIASAFVLILSFIVGKKSLDVAGKSLFVLAFFVEFLYFTLRFIETYQKGYDYLPVTNAFESFVFFTLCLGFLQTLMIKKTSGFIVLFSSIVISTTLLALSIAGFSQHIEPLIPALKSNWLVAHVITSFLAYAAFAINFVASSFVLYSSQKRIDKIVGSIMFGGLLSLMFTAVIVSITHSSPLVVGSVFLVLISTMLFVLSFILKPYTSKEWIEKPLVFGFVLLTIGIITGSIWAKYAWGGYWSWDPKETWSFITWIIYLINLHFARKKKSARFLAYLGVIGFLSVLITYLGVNFVLPGLHSYGSN
- a CDS encoding cytochrome c biogenesis protein ResB — protein: MDQINIFIDKIYNFLKSLTLTVVLLSLIAFFSAIGTIAGNVKFLKDLGLDNVYYSKWFLLLIVLFVINLVLCTLSMIPTTKALFSPKAPNKIFKSKRKDAKTHLINLLKSKKLYIQQKDDLIAAYRYPVRKFAVYGIHLGILIVAFGALVGSIWGFRGIMEIPQNKSSNIVITRNNYLSLPFSVYNKNFTVSFYQDKDIPSEYKTTGYIIDSTQKIPFSTTVNHPFIHKGIWFYQASYQLNPHDSFIILNVNNSRVQLYLHKPVSIDNAQFYLANLSYYNSKPIALLYVELPQGSASGWIKLGDSANLGPINIIFDQAKESYITILSVAKDPGSNIVIVGFIIMIASSMLIFLRFRRRVYKVEQI
- a CDS encoding multiheme c-type cytochrome; its protein translation is MKKTLVIVGVVFLLVIVGSASWFLSQANKSQNQIIAENPIVSQNNSNLRYANIAYSEKINMSKGKGVTKEAATCIECHAQKTPAIVQDWSKSSMAHAGVSCIDCHGVSKENPMANQNCPGVKGTNIYVSKMVSPKTCAKCHPNEVKEFEESGHARAAIQIAALKPDQALLAHEDMGMPQYKDAVLLTGCAQCHGSIIKMGPNHEPTQGTWPSHGIGNVYPDGGVGNCASCHFNHQFSIAQARKPSSCATCHLGPDHPDIEVYDNSVHGALFAAHGDKWHWDSPPGAWIPGNDYNAPTCATCHMSGVNGLQPTHNIDMRLKWNLWAPISKERTGGYETAAFEYMKTGKFTAGNPLAGNPKGPQEARKEMLQVCASCHTTSFASNYMAQADKQIELYNKYAHAASEMINTLEKKHLMMKDPWADPAFRTYYYMWHHEGRRMRQGAVMEGPDYSHWHGVFQLQQSLRILQAIYNQRMKDGKIDPNQIGGVGMGE
- a CDS encoding NapC/NirT family cytochrome c — its product is MQNQIRPIKAITIAVIGIIIGVLLSFATYIGVEKTAGENFCASCHSMQTMVQSYALDVHGGNNQFGFKAQCTDCHLPHNSLPNYLFTKAKTGLNDVFFETFTNTSKINWAQKLKDPNKYVYDSGCLKCHSNLKEESLQNQRAFLAHRAYFAKTTTQSCVDCHSNVGHKDLKAFLSLKGVL
- a CDS encoding HoxN/HupN/NixA family nickel/cobalt transporter, translated to MSLKSRTFVLFAFIIIFNLSAWGAFFYLVKLNPILSSLGLLAYFFGLKHAFDADHIAAIDNVTRKLRQDDQKPVGVGLFFSLGHSTVVILLSFGLIIAARTIQTHMDFLKNFGNIFGTVVSALFLTIIGILNLLVVKSLYDLSKEYRKGNIKHEEIDDLLNKRGLMGRFFGFLYKKINKSYQMYPVGFLFGLGFDTATEVAVLGISAALAKNSHMPIWSILVFPFLFTAGMSLMDSLDGLAMMKVYDWAMNDVIRKLFFNIFVTGASVFVALFVGTIEWIQVLSSELNLTSPFFVFVQNIPFSELGLSIVGFLILSWVSAYIYYKKALAKIKLN